A genomic window from Vitis riparia cultivar Riparia Gloire de Montpellier isolate 1030 chromosome 18, EGFV_Vit.rip_1.0, whole genome shotgun sequence includes:
- the LOC117907705 gene encoding citrate-binding protein-like, which yields MAALHSEWNLHRSYPHFFKCRLEHHTHHSIEGGRADPTYGFTVVPLTEWNFELQKPYDVPLEERYSYENGVRKLWVYADDKPHDPNSLTQPRTEVRIRGLDYSSGVWQFEGYGFVPNGTSGVTVSQIHGAAQAATTLILRIYNGDMRYYSADLIATGMYDTWFRLNVIHDVDGGKVTVFIDGVQKFQVKDKGPGDLYFKCGVYAAPGNISYYMESRWRDIKIYKK from the exons ATGGCTGCTCTGCATTCAGAATGGAACCTCCACCGGAGTTACCCCCATTTTTTCAAGTGCAGATTGGAACATCATACCCACCATTCAATCG AGGGCGGGCGCGCTGATCCCACATATGGGTTCACTGTTGTGCCATTGACAGAATGGAATTTTGAACTGCAAAAGCCATATGATGTGCCGCTGGAGGAGCGCTACAGCTATGAAAATGGAGTAAGGAAGCTGTGGGTGTATGCTGATGATAAGCCCCATGACCCTAACAGTCTCACTCAGCCACGGACCGAAGTCCGCATTCGG GGACTTGACTACTCATCTGGGGTTTGGCAGTTTGAAGGGTATGGCTTTGTGCCAAATGGAACCTCTGGTGTGACTGTCTCCCAGATACATGGTGCAGCTCAGGCCGCTACAACTTTGATTCTGAGGATCTACAATGGTGATATGAGGTACTATAGTGCTGATCTGATAGCCACTGGTATGTATGATACGTGGTTCAGGCTTAATGTCATCCACGACGTCGATGGGGGGAAGGTGACAGTGTTCATCGATGGCGTTCAGAAATTTCAAGTGAAGGATAAAGGGCCAGGAGACTTGTATTTCAAGTGTGGAGTTTATGCTGCCCCGGGTAATATCAGCTACTACATGGAATCAAGGTGGAGAGACATCaagatttacaaaaaataa